Proteins co-encoded in one Flavobacteriaceae bacterium MAR_2009_75 genomic window:
- a CDS encoding sugar (glycoside-pentoside-hexuronide) transporter, which produces MTSNSQKLSVKEKIGYSLGDLAANLVFQTLITYLAFFYTDIYGLSPKDSSVIMLVVGLIAAFIFNPVIGALADRTHTKWGKFRPWILFTAIPLGVVALFAFTTPDFSYKGKVIYAIVTYTLLLLLYAANNLPYSALSGVITGDMGERNSLSSYRFVAVMFAQFFVQVFMLGIIKSAGDGDMAVGIEKVMTVLAVVGTVMLLITFLSTRERIVPKPEQRSSLKEDLGDLAKNRPWIIMLTLTTLVFITLAMKGGAYVYYFENYVNRPQLASVIQPILDFLSSIGLNEFGQDPISAGFGLFNAGGIIFMIVGITLSKKLADKYGKRDVFGTFLFISALFIVFFYFFPPESVSLMFISQILHGFFYGITIPILWAMIADVADYSDWKNNRRATAIIFSAMMVGLKAGLSIGGAITTWVLGVFEYLPNTEVQPESAIEGIKLLVSIFPAIPFVIGAGLLFFYEINKKMEVQIETDLIKRRVPPKN; this is translated from the coding sequence ATGACTTCAAACTCACAAAAACTGTCCGTAAAGGAAAAAATCGGCTATAGCCTTGGTGACCTAGCAGCCAATTTGGTATTTCAGACGCTAATTACCTACCTCGCATTTTTCTATACTGATATCTATGGTCTTTCACCGAAAGATTCTTCGGTGATCATGTTGGTAGTAGGTCTGATTGCCGCCTTTATCTTTAATCCTGTGATCGGTGCCCTTGCAGATAGAACCCATACCAAATGGGGAAAATTTCGCCCTTGGATATTGTTTACGGCCATACCCTTGGGGGTAGTGGCCTTGTTTGCGTTTACCACACCCGATTTCTCGTATAAAGGCAAGGTCATCTATGCCATTGTAACATATACGCTTTTACTACTGTTGTACGCTGCCAATAACTTGCCCTATTCGGCGCTTAGTGGGGTAATAACTGGTGATATGGGAGAACGTAACAGTCTTTCTTCATATCGTTTTGTAGCCGTAATGTTCGCTCAGTTCTTTGTTCAGGTATTTATGTTGGGCATTATCAAAAGTGCGGGTGATGGTGATATGGCCGTGGGTATTGAAAAGGTAATGACCGTTTTGGCTGTTGTCGGTACTGTGATGTTGCTGATTACATTTTTGAGCACGCGAGAACGAATTGTTCCAAAGCCAGAACAACGGTCAAGTTTGAAAGAAGATTTGGGCGATTTAGCTAAAAATAGGCCTTGGATCATTATGCTCACCTTGACCACTTTGGTCTTTATTACATTGGCCATGAAAGGGGGTGCCTACGTGTACTATTTTGAAAACTATGTAAATCGACCGCAGCTGGCATCGGTTATTCAACCCATTCTTGATTTTCTCTCGAGTATAGGCTTGAACGAGTTTGGGCAAGATCCTATTTCCGCTGGTTTCGGACTGTTCAATGCCGGGGGCATTATTTTTATGATAGTGGGTATTACTTTGTCAAAGAAACTGGCCGATAAATACGGTAAGCGTGATGTTTTCGGTACTTTTCTTTTCATTTCGGCCTTGTTCATTGTATTCTTTTATTTTTTCCCACCAGAGTCGGTTAGTCTAATGTTTATTTCCCAAATTTTGCATGGTTTTTTCTACGGAATAACCATCCCTATCCTATGGGCAATGATTGCCGATGTGGCCGATTATTCCGATTGGAAAAACAACCGTCGGGCAACTGCCATTATTTTTTCTGCGATGATGGTAGGGCTAAAAGCAGGTCTAAGTATCGGAGGTGCCATTACCACATGGGTTCTAGGTGTTTTTGAGTATTTGCCGAACACAGAAGTACAGCCCGAAAGTGCTATTGAGGGCATAAAATTGTTGGTCAGTATTTTTCCTGCGATACCATTTGTAATTGGCGCTGGATTGTTGTTTTTCTATGAAATCAACAAAAAAATGGAGGTTCAGATTGAGACTGATTTGATTAAGAGAAGAGTACCTCCGAAGAATTAA